The following are from one region of the Eulemur rufifrons isolate Redbay chromosome 17, OSU_ERuf_1, whole genome shotgun sequence genome:
- the FST gene encoding follistatin isoform X2: MVRARHQPGGLCLLLLLLCQFMEDRSAQAGNCWLRQAKNGRCQVLYKTELSKEECCSTGRLSTSWTEEDVNDNTLFKWMIFNGGAPNCIPCKETCENVDCGPGKKCRMNKKNKPRCVCAPDCSNITWKGPVCGLDGKTYRNECALLKARCKEQPELEVQYQGKCKKTCRDVFCPGSSTCVVDQTNNAYCVTCNRICPEPTSSEQYLCGNDGVTYASACHLRKATCLLGRSIGLAYEGKCITKSCEDIQCTGGKKCLWDFKVGRGRCSLCDELCPDSKSEEPVCASDNATYASECAMKEAACASGVLLEVKHSGSCNSISEDTEEEEEDEDQDYSFPISSILEW; encoded by the exons ATGGTCCGTGCGAGGCACCAGCCCGGCGGGCTttgcctcctgctgctgctgctctgccaGTTTATGGAGGACCGCAGCGCCCAGG CTGGGAATTGCTGGCTGCGCCAAGCAAAGAACGGTCGCTGCCAGGTCCTGTACAAGACGGAACTGAGCAAGGAGGAGTGCTGCAGCACCGGCCGCCTGAGCACCTCGTGGACCGAGGAGGACGTAAATGACAACACGCTCTTCAAGTGGATGATTTTCAATGGGGGCGCTCCCAACTGCATCCCCTGTAAAG AAACGTGTGAGAACGTGGACTGTGGACCCGGGAAAAAATGCCGAATGAACAAGAAGAACAAACCCCGCTGCGTCTGTGCCCCAGATTGTTCCAACATCACCTGGAAGGGCCCAGTCTGTGGGCTGGATGGGAAAACCTACCGCAATGAATGTGCACTCCTCAAGGCCAGATGTAAAGAGCAGCCGGAACTGGAAGTCCAGTACCAAGGCAAATGTAAAA AGACTTGTCGGGATGTTTTCTGTCCAGGCAGCTCCACGTGTGTGGTGGACCAGACCAATAATGCCTACTGTGTGACGTGTAATCGGATTTGCCCGGAGCCCACATCCTCTGAGCAGTATCTCTGTGGGAACGATGGAGTGACCTACGCCAGTGCCTGCCACCTGAGAAAGGCTACCTGCCTGCTGGGCAGATCCATTGGATTAGCCTATGAGGGAAAGTGTATCA CAAAGTCCTGTGAAGATATCCAGTGCACtggtggaaaaaaatgtttgtggGATTTCAAGGTTGGGAGAGGCCGGTGTTCCCTCTGCGATGAGCTGTGCCCTGACAGTAAATCAGAGGAGCCAGTCTGTGCCAGTGACAATGCCACTTATGCCAGCGAATGTGCCATGAAAGAAGCTGCCTGCGCCTCAGGTGTGCTGCTGGAAGTAAAGCACTCTGGATCTTGCAACT CCATTTCGGAAGATaccgaggaagaggaggaagatgaagaccAGGACTACAGCTTTCCTATATCTTCTATTCTAGAGTGGTAA
- the FST gene encoding follistatin isoform X3 — MVRARHQPGGLCLLLLLLCQFMEDRSAQAGNCWLRQAKNGRCQVLYKTELSKEECCSTGRLSTSWTEEDVNDNTLFKWMIFNGGAPNCIPCKETCENVDCGPGKKCRMNKKNKPRCVCAPDCSNITWKGPVCGLDGKTYRNECALLKARCKEQPELEVQYQGKCKKTCRDVFCPGSSTCVVDQTNNAYCVTCNRICPEPTSSEQYLCGNDGVTYASACHLRKATCLLGRSIGLAYEGKCIKAKSCEDIQCTGGKKCLWDFKVGRGRCSLCDELCPDSKSEEPVCASDNATYASECAMKEAACASGVLLEVKHSGSCN, encoded by the exons ATGGTCCGTGCGAGGCACCAGCCCGGCGGGCTttgcctcctgctgctgctgctctgccaGTTTATGGAGGACCGCAGCGCCCAGG CTGGGAATTGCTGGCTGCGCCAAGCAAAGAACGGTCGCTGCCAGGTCCTGTACAAGACGGAACTGAGCAAGGAGGAGTGCTGCAGCACCGGCCGCCTGAGCACCTCGTGGACCGAGGAGGACGTAAATGACAACACGCTCTTCAAGTGGATGATTTTCAATGGGGGCGCTCCCAACTGCATCCCCTGTAAAG AAACGTGTGAGAACGTGGACTGTGGACCCGGGAAAAAATGCCGAATGAACAAGAAGAACAAACCCCGCTGCGTCTGTGCCCCAGATTGTTCCAACATCACCTGGAAGGGCCCAGTCTGTGGGCTGGATGGGAAAACCTACCGCAATGAATGTGCACTCCTCAAGGCCAGATGTAAAGAGCAGCCGGAACTGGAAGTCCAGTACCAAGGCAAATGTAAAA AGACTTGTCGGGATGTTTTCTGTCCAGGCAGCTCCACGTGTGTGGTGGACCAGACCAATAATGCCTACTGTGTGACGTGTAATCGGATTTGCCCGGAGCCCACATCCTCTGAGCAGTATCTCTGTGGGAACGATGGAGTGACCTACGCCAGTGCCTGCCACCTGAGAAAGGCTACCTGCCTGCTGGGCAGATCCATTGGATTAGCCTATGAGGGAAAGTGTATCA AAGCAAAGTCCTGTGAAGATATCCAGTGCACtggtggaaaaaaatgtttgtggGATTTCAAGGTTGGGAGAGGCCGGTGTTCCCTCTGCGATGAGCTGTGCCCTGACAGTAAATCAGAGGAGCCAGTCTGTGCCAGTGACAATGCCACTTATGCCAGCGAATGTGCCATGAAAGAAGCTGCCTGCGCCTCAGGTGTGCTGCTGGAAGTAAAGCACTCTGGATCTTGCAACT GA
- the FST gene encoding follistatin isoform X1, which produces MVRARHQPGGLCLLLLLLCQFMEDRSAQAGNCWLRQAKNGRCQVLYKTELSKEECCSTGRLSTSWTEEDVNDNTLFKWMIFNGGAPNCIPCKETCENVDCGPGKKCRMNKKNKPRCVCAPDCSNITWKGPVCGLDGKTYRNECALLKARCKEQPELEVQYQGKCKKTCRDVFCPGSSTCVVDQTNNAYCVTCNRICPEPTSSEQYLCGNDGVTYASACHLRKATCLLGRSIGLAYEGKCIKAKSCEDIQCTGGKKCLWDFKVGRGRCSLCDELCPDSKSEEPVCASDNATYASECAMKEAACASGVLLEVKHSGSCNSISEDTEEEEEDEDQDYSFPISSILEW; this is translated from the exons ATGGTCCGTGCGAGGCACCAGCCCGGCGGGCTttgcctcctgctgctgctgctctgccaGTTTATGGAGGACCGCAGCGCCCAGG CTGGGAATTGCTGGCTGCGCCAAGCAAAGAACGGTCGCTGCCAGGTCCTGTACAAGACGGAACTGAGCAAGGAGGAGTGCTGCAGCACCGGCCGCCTGAGCACCTCGTGGACCGAGGAGGACGTAAATGACAACACGCTCTTCAAGTGGATGATTTTCAATGGGGGCGCTCCCAACTGCATCCCCTGTAAAG AAACGTGTGAGAACGTGGACTGTGGACCCGGGAAAAAATGCCGAATGAACAAGAAGAACAAACCCCGCTGCGTCTGTGCCCCAGATTGTTCCAACATCACCTGGAAGGGCCCAGTCTGTGGGCTGGATGGGAAAACCTACCGCAATGAATGTGCACTCCTCAAGGCCAGATGTAAAGAGCAGCCGGAACTGGAAGTCCAGTACCAAGGCAAATGTAAAA AGACTTGTCGGGATGTTTTCTGTCCAGGCAGCTCCACGTGTGTGGTGGACCAGACCAATAATGCCTACTGTGTGACGTGTAATCGGATTTGCCCGGAGCCCACATCCTCTGAGCAGTATCTCTGTGGGAACGATGGAGTGACCTACGCCAGTGCCTGCCACCTGAGAAAGGCTACCTGCCTGCTGGGCAGATCCATTGGATTAGCCTATGAGGGAAAGTGTATCA AAGCAAAGTCCTGTGAAGATATCCAGTGCACtggtggaaaaaaatgtttgtggGATTTCAAGGTTGGGAGAGGCCGGTGTTCCCTCTGCGATGAGCTGTGCCCTGACAGTAAATCAGAGGAGCCAGTCTGTGCCAGTGACAATGCCACTTATGCCAGCGAATGTGCCATGAAAGAAGCTGCCTGCGCCTCAGGTGTGCTGCTGGAAGTAAAGCACTCTGGATCTTGCAACT CCATTTCGGAAGATaccgaggaagaggaggaagatgaagaccAGGACTACAGCTTTCCTATATCTTCTATTCTAGAGTGGTAA